In the Gymnodinialimonas sp. 202GB13-11 genome, one interval contains:
- a CDS encoding LCCL domain-containing protein: MILKHFSTSLAALACLTAPAFADWGANLITLGADAPGSTGSVECAAGGVSGAVWGTGTYTSDSSICTAAVHFGWITQAEGGTVSFRQVAGMDAYQGTEQNGVTSSDYGTWGSSFQITGAEPLAGAPSHTPIDWSTSLDAAGMGDDAGALHSFLCPPGGNANATIWGTDVYTSDSPICVAAVHRGLLDTDAGGVVTVLVLGNQPAYTGSARNGVTSTDYPSWDRSYAFQ; encoded by the coding sequence ATGATTTTGAAACATTTCAGTACCTCATTGGCCGCATTGGCCTGCCTCACTGCACCCGCATTTGCCGATTGGGGGGCGAACCTGATCACGCTGGGGGCAGATGCGCCCGGCTCAACGGGCAGCGTTGAATGCGCCGCTGGCGGCGTGTCCGGCGCGGTTTGGGGCACGGGGACCTATACCTCCGACAGCTCAATCTGCACGGCTGCAGTCCATTTCGGCTGGATCACTCAGGCGGAGGGCGGGACCGTCAGCTTCCGCCAGGTTGCGGGCATGGATGCCTATCAGGGGACTGAGCAGAACGGCGTGACCTCGTCTGACTACGGAACCTGGGGGTCAAGCTTCCAGATCACCGGGGCCGAGCCACTTGCCGGCGCGCCTTCGCACACGCCGATTGACTGGAGCACCAGCCTTGATGCTGCCGGGATGGGCGACGATGCCGGTGCGTTGCACAGCTTCCTCTGCCCGCCGGGCGGGAATGCGAATGCCACGATCTGGGGCACGGATGTCTATACCTCGGACAGCCCGATTTGCGTCGCGGCCGTGCATCGCGGATTGTTGGACACAGATGCGGGCGGCGTTGTGACGGTTTTGGTTCTGGGAAATCAGCCCGCCTATACCGGTTCGGCGCGCAACGGTGTCACGTCCACAGACTACCCGTCATGGGATCGCAGCTACGCCTTCCAGTAA
- a CDS encoding LCCL domain-containing protein, producing the protein MIKTALLTTATLATLTLGAGAALADSPPIPQAAWAASPDSLNLNSHGGRITHLCTPGGAAHTIWGAGDYTSDSSICTAAVHAGHINFHNGGRVVVEINQGRSSFNGATWNGVTSQSYGQWPRSFRIVGAEFVQPAPVIGASTNLIDLGIAGQAGSVHSFVCPPIGNTPSTIWGDGVYTSDSAICVAAAHAGVMPRSTGGRVSITVSGGRSSYGSAHRNGIPSQPYGSWGASYSFR; encoded by the coding sequence ATGATTAAAACTGCCCTTCTTACCACTGCCACCCTTGCGACCCTGACCCTTGGTGCAGGCGCTGCACTGGCCGACTCGCCACCGATCCCGCAGGCCGCTTGGGCCGCGTCCCCGGATAGCTTGAACCTGAATTCCCATGGTGGCCGCATCACGCATCTTTGCACGCCCGGCGGGGCGGCCCACACGATCTGGGGCGCAGGTGATTACACCTCTGACAGTTCGATCTGTACGGCAGCTGTTCATGCAGGCCACATCAATTTCCACAATGGTGGCCGCGTGGTTGTTGAGATCAACCAAGGCCGTTCGTCTTTCAATGGCGCAACCTGGAATGGCGTGACGTCGCAAAGCTATGGCCAGTGGCCGCGCAGCTTTCGGATTGTGGGGGCGGAGTTCGTCCAACCGGCCCCCGTCATCGGCGCGAGCACCAACCTGATCGATCTTGGCATCGCGGGGCAGGCGGGCTCGGTCCATTCCTTCGTTTGCCCGCCCATCGGCAACACCCCGTCGACGATCTGGGGCGACGGCGTCTACACGTCCGATAGCGCGATCTGCGTGGCCGCTGCCCATGCGGGTGTCATGCCTCGTTCGACGGGTGGCCGCGTTTCAATCACGGTCAGCGGTGGACGGTCCAGCTATGGCAGCGCACACCGCAACGGGATCCCATCGCAGCCTTATGGCAGCTGGGGCGCGTCCTACAGCTTCCGCTGA
- a CDS encoding gamma-glutamyl-gamma-aminobutyrate hydrolase family protein: MPRPVIGIIGNHYLINDEYPTHAGGTMNSEAVAEVSDGLPMIIPSDPRFVDVDHLLEVCDGFLLTGGRPNVHPEEYGEDYTDAHGMMDRNRDAVALSLVRACVERGQPFLGVCRGFQEVNVAMGGSLYPEIRDLPGRMNHRMPPDGTIEEKFALRHEVTFGENGPFHRLMGAQTVMTNTLHGQGIKVPGPRVVIDGHAPDGTPEAIYIADAPGFTLAVQWHPEYRAADDPVSRPLFAAFGEAARAWASGGRPVAVSDVA, translated from the coding sequence ATGCCCCGCCCCGTTATCGGAATTATCGGAAATCATTATCTCATCAATGATGAGTATCCGACCCATGCGGGCGGCACCATGAATTCTGAGGCCGTGGCCGAGGTGTCAGACGGATTGCCGATGATCATCCCCTCTGATCCGCGCTTTGTGGACGTGGATCATCTGCTTGAGGTCTGCGATGGCTTTTTGCTGACCGGTGGACGGCCCAATGTACACCCCGAGGAGTACGGTGAAGATTACACAGACGCCCATGGCATGATGGACCGCAACCGCGATGCGGTGGCGCTTTCGCTGGTGCGGGCCTGTGTTGAGCGGGGGCAGCCGTTTTTGGGCGTCTGCCGCGGCTTCCAAGAGGTCAACGTCGCGATGGGTGGCTCCCTCTACCCCGAAATCCGCGACCTGCCGGGGCGCATGAACCACCGCATGCCGCCCGATGGCACGATCGAGGAGAAATTCGCCCTGCGCCATGAAGTGACGTTTGGTGAGAATGGACCGTTTCACCGGCTGATGGGTGCGCAAACGGTGATGACAAACACGCTGCATGGGCAGGGGATCAAGGTGCCCGGGCCGCGCGTTGTGATTGATGGCCATGCGCCGGATGGGACGCCCGAGGCGATCTACATTGCCGATGCGCCCGGCTTTACGCTGGCGGTGCAATGGCATCCGGAATATCGCGCGGCGGATGATCCGGTGTCGCGCCCGCTTTTTGCGGCCTTTGGCGAGGCGGCGCGCGCATGGGCCTCCGGCGGCCGCCCTGTCGCCGTCAGTGATGTCGCCTGA
- the purB gene encoding adenylosuccinate lyase yields the protein MIPRYSRPEMTDIWEPATKFRIWYEIEAHACDAMADLGVIPRENAEAVWKAKDVEFDVARIDEIEAVTKHDVIAFLTHLAEHVGSEEARFVHQGMTSSDVLDTCLNVQLVRAADILLADLDRVLAALKTRAMEHKNTLRVGRSHGIHAEPTTMGLTFARFYAEMDRNKTRMQAARAEIATGAISGAVGTFANIDPRVEEHVCAQLGLEPEPISTQVIPRDRHAAFFATLGVIASSIENIAVEIRHMQRTEVLEGAEFFSMGQKGSSAMPHKKNPVLTENLTGLARLVRMAVVPAMENVALWHERDISHSSVERMIGPDATITLNFALNRLAGVVEKMLIFPENMLENMNKFPGLVMSQRVLLALTQAGVSREDAYAMVQRNALKVWEERLDFQELLLADTEVVAALGEDAIREKFDMGYHTKHVDTIFARVFGES from the coding sequence ATGATCCCCCGCTATTCCCGCCCCGAGATGACCGATATCTGGGAACCCGCCACCAAGTTCCGCATCTGGTACGAGATCGAAGCGCATGCCTGCGATGCCATGGCCGATCTGGGCGTGATCCCGCGTGAGAATGCGGAGGCCGTGTGGAAGGCAAAGGACGTCGAATTCGACGTGGCCCGGATTGATGAGATCGAGGCCGTCACCAAGCACGATGTCATCGCCTTTCTGACCCATCTGGCAGAACATGTGGGCAGCGAAGAGGCACGGTTCGTGCATCAGGGGATGACCTCCTCCGACGTGCTCGACACTTGCCTGAACGTGCAGCTGGTCCGAGCAGCAGACATCCTGCTCGCCGATCTGGACCGTGTGCTCGCGGCGCTGAAGACCCGCGCAATGGAGCACAAGAATACGCTGCGGGTTGGACGCTCCCACGGGATCCATGCCGAGCCGACCACGATGGGCCTGACCTTCGCGCGCTTTTATGCCGAGATGGACCGCAACAAGACCCGGATGCAGGCGGCCCGGGCCGAGATCGCCACGGGCGCGATTTCCGGTGCCGTGGGCACCTTCGCCAACATCGACCCGCGCGTTGAAGAGCATGTCTGCGCGCAGCTGGGGCTGGAGCCTGAGCCGATTTCGACGCAGGTGATCCCCCGCGACCGCCACGCCGCCTTTTTTGCAACGCTCGGCGTGATCGCTAGCAGCATCGAAAACATCGCCGTTGAAATCCGCCATATGCAGCGCACCGAAGTGTTGGAAGGGGCGGAGTTCTTCTCAATGGGGCAAAAGGGTTCCTCCGCTATGCCGCACAAGAAGAACCCGGTTCTGACCGAAAACCTCACCGGCCTCGCCCGTCTGGTGCGCATGGCCGTGGTTCCCGCGATGGAAAACGTGGCGCTCTGGCATGAACGCGACATCTCGCATTCCTCGGTCGAGCGGATGATCGGACCCGACGCCACCATCACACTGAATTTCGCGCTGAACCGGCTGGCGGGCGTGGTTGAGAAGATGCTGATCTTCCCCGAGAACATGCTGGAGAACATGAACAAGTTCCCAGGTCTCGTGATGTCACAGCGCGTGCTTCTGGCCCTGACCCAAGCCGGTGTCAGCCGCGAAGATGCCTATGCGATGGTGCAACGCAACGCGCTGAAAGTCTGGGAGGAACGCCTTGATTTTCAAGAGCTTCTTTTGGCCGACACCGAAGTGGTTGCCGCCCTTGGCGAAGACGCGATCCGCGAGAAATTCGACATGGGCTATCACACCAAGCATGTCGATACGATCTTCGCGCGGGTCTTTGGCGAGAGTTGA
- a CDS encoding ATP-dependent DNA ligase, which yields MKDFAALFTALDQTTKTSVKTAALADYFATAPEDDKIWTIALLSGRRPRRAITTTKLREWAAERAGIPLWLFEACYPVVGDLSETIALVLPEPKARIEKSLSGWIATLRGLDNAEEDVRKATILEAWDGLPPIERFVFNKLITGGWRMGVSQKLMTRALAKATGIEEAELTHRLMGDWSPDNVSWESLIEAPDPTADLSRPYPFYLAYQLEQEPHELGDVSDWLAERKWDGIRGQLILRGGERYLWSRGEELMTDRFPEFAQLVDFLPSGTVMDGEVLAYDRAAEAPLSFNKLQPRIGRKTVPKKLLAEAPCILMAYDLLEWQGADLRQRPLADRRAILEEAITALPSDLPLRISPRVDANDWDGLAEARAISRDIGAEGLMLKRLNAPYLAGRKKGDWWKWKVDPLTIDAVMIYAQAGSGRRATLYTDFTFAVWNGNDLVPFTKAYSGLTDKEFREITAWVRKNTTDRFGPVRAVKPHHVFEIAFEGIQASPRHKSGVALRFPRMARWRKDKPLQEANTLDDLNQMLAQYG from the coding sequence ATGAAGGACTTTGCCGCCCTTTTCACTGCGCTGGATCAGACCACAAAAACCAGCGTGAAAACGGCCGCCTTGGCCGATTACTTCGCCACGGCACCCGAAGACGACAAGATATGGACCATCGCGCTCCTGTCGGGTCGCCGTCCCCGCCGGGCGATCACCACGACGAAGCTGCGCGAATGGGCGGCTGAGCGCGCGGGCATTCCGCTTTGGCTGTTTGAGGCTTGCTACCCTGTGGTCGGTGACCTGTCTGAAACCATTGCTCTGGTCCTGCCCGAGCCGAAGGCCCGCATCGAAAAAAGCCTCAGCGGCTGGATCGCCACCCTGCGGGGCCTGGACAATGCGGAAGAAGACGTGCGCAAGGCCACAATCCTCGAGGCGTGGGACGGTCTGCCGCCGATTGAGCGGTTCGTGTTCAACAAGCTCATCACCGGCGGCTGGCGCATGGGCGTCAGCCAAAAGCTGATGACGCGGGCGCTCGCCAAGGCGACGGGCATCGAAGAGGCCGAGCTGACCCACCGCCTGATGGGCGATTGGTCGCCAGACAATGTCAGCTGGGAAAGCCTCATCGAAGCGCCTGATCCCACCGCCGACCTGAGCCGTCCGTATCCATTCTACCTTGCCTATCAGCTGGAGCAGGAACCACATGAACTTGGCGACGTAAGCGACTGGCTGGCAGAGAGAAAATGGGATGGTATTCGTGGTCAGCTTATTCTGCGCGGGGGCGAACGCTACCTCTGGTCTCGTGGTGAAGAGTTGATGACGGACCGCTTCCCGGAATTCGCGCAGCTCGTGGATTTCCTGCCGTCGGGCACTGTCATGGATGGTGAGGTTCTGGCTTACGATCGCGCGGCGGAGGCCCCGCTCAGCTTCAACAAGCTGCAGCCCCGCATCGGGCGTAAAACCGTGCCGAAAAAGCTGTTGGCCGAGGCGCCCTGCATTCTGATGGCATATGACCTGCTCGAATGGCAGGGCGCGGACCTGCGCCAGAGACCATTGGCCGACCGCCGCGCGATCCTTGAGGAGGCCATCACGGCCCTGCCTTCTGACCTACCCCTCCGAATTTCCCCCCGCGTGGATGCAAATGACTGGGATGGATTGGCTGAGGCCCGCGCGATCAGTCGCGATATCGGCGCGGAAGGGTTGATGCTCAAGCGTCTCAACGCGCCTTACCTCGCCGGCCGCAAGAAGGGCGATTGGTGGAAGTGGAAGGTCGATCCGCTGACCATCGACGCAGTGATGATCTATGCGCAGGCAGGCTCTGGCAGGCGGGCGACGCTTTACACCGATTTCACCTTCGCGGTCTGGAACGGCAATGATTTGGTGCCCTTCACTAAGGCCTATTCCGGCCTGACAGATAAGGAATTCCGCGAGATCACCGCTTGGGTCCGCAAGAACACCACTGATCGTTTCGGGCCGGTGCGTGCCGTCAAACCGCACCATGTCTTTGAAATCGCCTTTGAGGGCATTCAGGCCAGCCCCCGCCATAAATCCGGCGTCGCGCTTCGCTTTCCCCGCATGGCCCGCTGGCGCAAGGACAAGCCTTTGCAGGAGGCCAACACGCTCGACGATCTGAACCAGATGCTCGCGCAATATGGCTGA
- a CDS encoding DUF6314 family protein, giving the protein MITLSDLEGRWHLSRVIEDARAGITGRLEGEAVWRPDADGLVQEEVGLLNYGDAPPMQASRRYLWRSRGGEIEVLFEDGRAFHTLPDAGAEAVHHCDPDLYRVTYDFALPGAFTQVWRVTGPRKDAVLASRFTRL; this is encoded by the coding sequence ATGATCACCCTCTCGGATCTGGAAGGGCGCTGGCACCTGTCGCGCGTGATCGAGGATGCGCGGGCGGGTATCACCGGGCGGCTGGAGGGGGAGGCCGTCTGGCGCCCTGACGCGGACGGGCTTGTTCAGGAAGAGGTCGGGCTGCTGAACTATGGCGATGCCCCGCCGATGCAAGCCTCGCGCCGGTATCTCTGGCGGTCCCGCGGCGGTGAAATCGAGGTGCTATTCGAAGATGGCCGGGCCTTTCACACCTTGCCCGATGCAGGGGCTGAGGCCGTGCACCATTGCGACCCGGACCTGTACCGCGTGACCTATGACTTCGCGTTGCCAGGTGCCTTTACGCAGGTCTGGCGCGTCACCGGCCCGCGCAAGGACGCGGTGCTGGCAAGCCGCTTCACGCGCCTCTAA
- a CDS encoding ligase-associated DNA damage response exonuclease: MVLEFTEAGIYCPAADAYIDPWRPVPRALITHGHSDHARPGMGAYMATDAAAPVMRHRLGDIRVETTPYGVTHRIGDANISFHPAGHVPGSAQIRVEVGGEVWVASGDYKVIDDGLSEPFEPVKCHAFITESTFGLPIYDWPHQDVLARDLHDWWRQCVSDGKRAVLGVYALGKAQRILRLLDPSIGPILTHGAVEATNDVLRGQGLSLPETVHVVDGVDAKSHPNAIVLAPPSALGSAWMKRFGAVSTGFASGWMRLRGVRRRRAADRGFVVSDHADWKGLNWAIAQTGAERVFVTHGYTAQFSQWLSEQGYDAGIVQTEFGGEDLDEAEENAA; encoded by the coding sequence ATGGTTCTGGAATTCACCGAAGCGGGCATTTATTGCCCCGCCGCCGATGCCTATATCGACCCTTGGCGCCCAGTGCCTCGCGCGCTGATCACGCACGGCCATTCCGACCATGCCCGCCCCGGAATGGGGGCCTATATGGCGACCGATGCAGCAGCCCCTGTCATGCGTCACCGCCTTGGCGATATCCGCGTGGAAACAACGCCTTATGGTGTCACGCACCGCATTGGCGATGCAAATATCAGCTTTCATCCAGCGGGCCATGTGCCCGGCTCCGCCCAGATCCGCGTTGAAGTCGGGGGTGAGGTCTGGGTCGCTTCGGGCGACTATAAAGTGATCGACGATGGGTTGAGTGAGCCGTTCGAACCGGTCAAATGCCATGCCTTCATCACTGAAAGCACCTTTGGTCTACCGATCTACGATTGGCCCCATCAAGACGTCCTCGCCCGCGATCTGCACGACTGGTGGCGGCAATGTGTGTCTGACGGCAAGCGTGCGGTTCTGGGTGTTTACGCGCTTGGCAAAGCACAACGCATTCTACGACTGCTAGACCCGTCCATCGGCCCGATCCTGACACATGGCGCGGTCGAGGCCACGAACGACGTGCTGCGCGGTCAGGGGCTTTCTTTGCCTGAAACGGTGCATGTCGTGGATGGCGTCGACGCCAAAAGCCATCCCAATGCCATCGTGCTCGCCCCACCCTCGGCCCTTGGCTCGGCGTGGATGAAACGGTTTGGTGCGGTCTCCACCGGCTTTGCCTCCGGCTGGATGCGCCTTCGTGGGGTCCGACGCCGTCGGGCGGCCGACCGGGGCTTTGTCGTCAGCGATCACGCAGATTGGAAGGGTCTGAACTGGGCCATCGCTCAAACAGGGGCCGAGCGCGTCTTCGTGACCCACGGCTACACCGCACAATTCAGCCAATGGCTTTCCGAGCAAGGCTATGACGCGGGCATCGTCCAGACCGAGTTTGGCGGCGAAGACCTTGATGAAGCTGAGGAAAACGCCGCATGA
- a CDS encoding adenylosuccinate lyase has protein sequence MTIKTLLTASVLMLVPMMAQAQCMWDHGSQEAAISCADGTTWDAASMTCVAVASS, from the coding sequence ATGACGATCAAGACCCTTCTGACCGCCTCGGTACTGATGCTGGTGCCGATGATGGCGCAAGCCCAATGCATGTGGGACCACGGAAGCCAAGAGGCCGCGATCAGCTGCGCCGACGGCACGACGTGGGATGCTGCGTCGATGACTTGTGTCGCCGTCGCCTCCAGCTAA
- a CDS encoding LysR family transcriptional regulator → MNWDAISFDWNQVRAFLATAEEGSLSGAARVLQTTQPTIGRQVSALEAALGVALFERVGRGLVLTPSGAEVLEEVRAMGDAAARVSLVAAGRNDTVAGRVAISVSDMMAIHVMPDILGALSDAAPELEIELIVTNDVSDLLRREADIAIRHMAPTEPELIGRELSGSKARFYASESFVQRHGNPRTMAEAQHMPFIGFGPPDEMARELGLRGIDLPAGSGRLYSKTIFAAWQMVCAGLGIGIMADDIAARSAGIVPVLAEEEVMPVDMWIVTHRELRHSRRIRLVWDTLLERLGG, encoded by the coding sequence ATGAACTGGGATGCGATCAGCTTTGATTGGAATCAGGTCCGTGCGTTTCTCGCGACAGCGGAAGAGGGCAGCCTGTCCGGGGCAGCGCGCGTGCTGCAAACGACCCAGCCCACAATCGGGCGGCAAGTCTCGGCGCTGGAGGCCGCGTTGGGCGTTGCCTTGTTTGAGCGTGTCGGTCGCGGTCTGGTGCTGACCCCCTCCGGCGCAGAAGTGCTGGAGGAAGTGCGCGCTATGGGCGACGCTGCCGCGCGTGTCTCGCTGGTGGCGGCAGGACGTAACGACACGGTTGCCGGTCGGGTCGCTATCAGTGTGTCGGACATGATGGCGATCCATGTGATGCCCGACATCCTCGGCGCATTGTCGGACGCCGCCCCTGAATTGGAGATCGAGTTGATCGTGACCAACGATGTCTCGGACCTTTTGCGGCGTGAGGCCGATATCGCAATCCGCCACATGGCACCGACGGAGCCAGAACTGATCGGGCGGGAGCTTTCGGGCAGCAAAGCGCGCTTCTATGCCAGCGAAAGCTTCGTCCAGCGCCATGGCAATCCGCGCACTATGGCAGAGGCACAGCATATGCCGTTCATCGGCTTTGGGCCGCCAGACGAAATGGCCCGCGAACTGGGCCTGCGCGGGATCGATCTGCCTGCCGGGTCCGGGCGGCTTTATTCCAAGACCATCTTCGCGGCCTGGCAAATGGTTTGCGCGGGTCTGGGGATTGGCATCATGGCCGATGATATCGCCGCCCGAAGCGCGGGCATTGTGCCGGTTCTTGCGGAAGAAGAGGTGATGCCGGTGGATATGTGGATCGTCACCCACCGCGAGTTGCGCCATTCCCGTCGGATCCGGCTGGTTTGGGATACGCTGCTGGAGCGGCTTGGGGGCTAG
- a CDS encoding class I SAM-dependent methyltransferase — protein sequence MTAMTQTTDAAFWNGAARKYAQSKISDMAAYETTMTRTRVHLHATDRVLEIGCGTSSTALLLAPDVEHITASDISSEMIAIGKEKVWDTGVTNVSPVQGVVGDPGLDGPFDAILAFNLLHLLAEPEAAIRQAYAQLPSGGRFISKTPCMAGKRWFLGPLVGLLRLVGKAPSDVQFFKVSALERMITKAGFEIVETGDYPRKMPSHFIVACKP from the coding sequence ATGACCGCCATGACCCAAACAACCGATGCCGCATTCTGGAACGGCGCCGCCCGCAAATACGCGCAAAGCAAGATCAGCGATATGGCGGCTTATGAAACTACGATGACACGCACGCGGGTCCACCTACACGCAACCGACCGAGTGCTTGAGATAGGCTGCGGCACTTCCTCCACCGCGCTTTTGCTGGCGCCGGACGTTGAACATATCACAGCCTCCGACATCTCGTCGGAGATGATCGCAATCGGGAAAGAAAAGGTCTGGGATACGGGCGTTACGAACGTGTCGCCTGTCCAGGGTGTGGTCGGCGATCCGGGCCTTGATGGCCCTTTCGACGCAATCCTCGCCTTTAACCTGCTGCATCTGCTTGCGGAGCCGGAGGCTGCGATCCGGCAGGCTTATGCGCAACTCCCCTCCGGTGGGCGGTTCATTTCCAAGACGCCGTGCATGGCTGGAAAACGTTGGTTCTTAGGCCCGCTCGTTGGCCTGCTGCGCTTGGTTGGCAAAGCCCCGTCTGACGTGCAGTTCTTCAAGGTCAGTGCGTTGGAACGGATGATCACAAAGGCCGGTTTTGAGATTGTGGAAACGGGCGATTACCCGCGCAAAATGCCGTCGCATTTCATCGTCGCCTGCAAACCCTAG
- a CDS encoding FliG C-terminal domain-containing protein translates to MQQPFAADNSTIVLDGEIDSDVRMVDVTPRRLSKKQKAAVIVRLLLGHGVSLGVSKLPPEDQNNLAHTIAALGNVDKPTLAEVVQEFTRQIDNLALSFPRDLSETVELLEPYLAPGALGKLRAAAERTDTTDPWARISRQPVERLRPLLSSESAEVCSVLLSKLGVAKAAELLGELPAERSDILAHSMALTETITPDLVERIGLHLAGVLDSAPVNAFEKAAAERVGAILNATPQEARDRMLEGLQARDEPFAAEVRKSIFAFPHIPARVEPADVPLIMRKVDGDTAVTALAAGKGAAPLTVEFLLENMSKRLAEQMRDDADARNAPKPEEGEAAMAEVIASIRELEAEGEITLLPPED, encoded by the coding sequence ATGCAACAGCCTTTTGCCGCGGACAATTCCACCATCGTGCTTGATGGCGAGATCGACAGCGACGTTCGCATGGTCGATGTCACCCCGCGCCGTTTGAGCAAGAAACAGAAGGCCGCCGTGATTGTCCGGCTGCTTCTGGGCCATGGGGTGTCGCTTGGGGTCAGTAAATTACCTCCCGAAGACCAGAACAACCTAGCCCATACAATTGCCGCGCTTGGCAATGTCGACAAACCGACGCTTGCGGAAGTGGTGCAGGAATTCACCCGGCAGATCGACAACCTGGCGCTGAGCTTCCCGCGCGATTTGTCCGAGACGGTCGAGCTGCTGGAACCCTATCTGGCACCGGGTGCCTTGGGTAAATTGCGCGCGGCGGCTGAACGGACCGACACCACCGATCCTTGGGCGCGGATTTCCCGCCAACCGGTGGAGCGGTTGCGCCCATTGCTAAGCAGTGAAAGCGCTGAGGTCTGCTCGGTCCTGCTCTCTAAGCTTGGCGTGGCAAAGGCGGCTGAATTATTGGGGGAGCTTCCGGCTGAACGTTCGGACATTCTTGCCCATTCCATGGCCCTGACGGAGACCATTACGCCCGACTTGGTCGAACGCATCGGTTTGCATCTGGCCGGGGTGCTGGATTCCGCGCCGGTCAACGCGTTTGAAAAGGCCGCCGCCGAACGCGTCGGCGCGATCCTGAACGCCACACCGCAAGAGGCCCGCGACCGTATGCTGGAAGGGCTACAAGCCCGGGATGAGCCGTTTGCAGCCGAAGTGCGCAAATCGATCTTTGCCTTCCCCCACATTCCGGCCCGGGTGGAGCCTGCGGATGTGCCCCTGATCATGCGCAAGGTCGACGGCGATACTGCCGTCACCGCGCTAGCGGCAGGCAAGGGAGCGGCACCGCTGACTGTGGAATTCCTGTTGGAAAACATGTCGAAACGCTTGGCCGAGCAGATGCGCGACGATGCCGATGCGCGCAACGCCCCCAAACCCGAAGAGGGGGAGGCCGCCATGGCCGAAGTGATTGCCTCCATCCGGGAGCTTGAGGCAGAGGGCGAAATCACGTTGCTGCCGCCGGAGGACTAA
- a CDS encoding alpha/beta hydrolase, translating to MKDLGAIDRFFVFQARTLERAVLRFIGPQRILRVLFAISTRLGGKMPSGMFPIRDKQDGLWFRPDGVNRDAPVILYIHGGGFTIGSPRTHAPLIGALAKAAGLRAYAPLYRLAPEHPFPAAREDVIAAYERLVEAGTPPVAIGGDSAGGCLALSVLQHARDTGLPLPKRAILIGPVADLSGEVEERFEGASNELLIPPQWPARIKDAYLPGLDRTNPIISPLLGDLTGLPPTLIQAAEGEALAQDSARIVDAMDDATLDLWPGLMHVWHLHAGLMPVADRAIAELARFIKSHT from the coding sequence ATGAAAGACCTTGGCGCAATTGATCGTTTCTTTGTGTTCCAAGCTCGCACACTCGAACGCGCCGTCCTGCGGTTTATTGGACCGCAACGCATCTTGCGGGTGCTTTTCGCCATCAGCACGCGTCTTGGCGGTAAGATGCCCTCGGGCATGTTCCCGATCCGCGACAAGCAGGACGGCCTGTGGTTTCGCCCCGATGGGGTGAACCGCGACGCGCCGGTGATCCTCTACATCCACGGCGGCGGTTTCACCATCGGCTCTCCCCGCACACACGCGCCACTGATCGGAGCACTCGCCAAAGCCGCCGGTCTGCGCGCCTACGCGCCACTCTATCGGCTGGCACCGGAACACCCCTTCCCCGCCGCGCGCGAGGATGTCATCGCGGCCTATGAACGGCTGGTCGAGGCAGGAACACCCCCCGTGGCTATAGGCGGCGACAGCGCAGGCGGCTGCCTCGCCCTGTCCGTCCTGCAACATGCGCGCGACACCGGCCTGCCGTTGCCAAAGCGCGCAATCCTGATCGGACCTGTCGCTGATCTTTCCGGTGAGGTGGAGGAACGGTTTGAAGGTGCCAGCAATGAGCTTCTCATTCCCCCGCAATGGCCCGCGCGGATCAAGGATGCCTATCTACCCGGTCTGGACCGAACCAACCCAATCATATCTCCGCTTTTGGGTGATCTGACCGGCCTGCCCCCCACCTTGATCCAGGCAGCCGAAGGGGAGGCTTTGGCCCAAGACAGTGCCCGTATCGTGGACGCGATGGACGATGCCACGCTCGATCTATGGCCCGGGTTGATGCATGTCTGGCACCTTCACGCAGGGCTCATGCCAGTTGCCGATCGCGCCATTGCGGAGCTCGCCCGTTTCATCAAATCCCACACATGA